TTTGGATATGACGCTTAGTACTGCCCTTAAAGAAACTACTAAAGTAAATGGCGGTGGTCATCAATGGAATAGTTCCAAGTCCAAATAATAGCATGTAAAGACCCCCTTGCCATGCATTTCCCATTGCTATTGCTCCAAAAAGGGCCATATAGACCAATCCGCAGGGTAGGAATCCATTAAGGAACCCAATCGTCAGGAAAGTATCTGGGGACTTCTTCTTTAACTCTTTTCCAAGTCGGCTTTTGACTTTGGAAATAATACGATATACCGGTTTGGATAAATTATATTGATTAAAGGTCCTAGAAGGAATAAGCACAATTAAAATCATAACTAGCCCAATAGCAACGGATAGCTTTTGTTGTATTCCAAAAACATATAGCCCTTTGCCCAGAAGGCCGAATAG
This sequence is a window from Maribacter aestuarii. Protein-coding genes within it:
- a CDS encoding sulfite exporter TauE/SafE family protein — protein: MLVSAILLGLMGSLHCVGMCGPIAFMLPVDRSNNIKRLGQTFLYHIGRLLAYGIIGLLFGLLGKGLYVFGIQQKLSVAIGLVMILIVLIPSRTFNQYNLSKPVYRIISKVKSRLGKELKKKSPDTFLTIGFLNGFLPCGLVYMALFGAIAMGNAWQGGLYMLLFGLGTIPLMTTAIYFSSFFKGSTKRHIQKLIPAFVILIGVLFIIRGLGLGIPYISPKPVLEIVSANIECQP